In Dysidea avara chromosome 6, odDysAvar1.4, whole genome shotgun sequence, the genomic stretch TTCATCACCATTGTCTTTTTTATCTACTTCACTTTCCTCACCTGTTGCTTGTTGAAACATTTCCTGGTTATGGTAGCCCTGTTCTGTTTTTTCTTCGTTTGGTCGTAGATAGTTTTGTTGTTTGTAGTGAAATCCTTGTTCTGTTTCACCATCTCTTGTATTGAaggacacacacaacacattagAAGGATCAAGGGAGACACTTAACATTTGTTCATTGATGTATAACACCCTATACATAACATAATAATACACAAAATATTGCACCAATGTATAGCTTTAAATGGATTATACCAGCACACCAATATTTATGGTGAATCTATTATATACATTACTTAGATCTTACTACCTGACTAATGATAGTTAATCTGTATTTAATTGTCTAACTTTTTGTTGTTTTGCATTATTGTTGTGTGTTCTATGTTTTTGTACTTTGTCTTTGTTTACAGTACTGCCCAGAGGTAATATTACACTCGCAAGCAGTTGACTGTAGCAAATTTTCGACCCTTGATTTCTTTGGCATATGTGTGTGCTAACTAACTCACCATGTGTAGCCATGACACACGAGCTCCCTTGGGTGGCTGCTCCAGTAACCGCGTGCCTTCGCACGTGATGTATTCCAGTCGTACGTCATGTCGAGTCgtggcctggatttgagcactcGAGAGGGATtgtaacattacctctgggCAGTACTGTATGTGCTACACAACTCTATTTGAATTGCATTCCTTTATTTAGGATCAGTAGATAGAAATTTACCTAGTATGGATTACACAGTCTAGGATGAAATTAGCAAATATACCAACTCATGATGTGACTCAATCCATTGGTGTATAGTGTCTTAGAATGATGCTCATATTATTGTAGGGACTTGGCAGTAGACCAGAAATACTTAACTATATGCAAACATTCAGATAGCTAGTAACATAGCTAGTCAGTTATCACTAGCAACATGCACAGGTAAATAGCATTTTACAGCCACTGTGAGACTTGGGCGATAAATATAAACAACAGTGCCACAAAGTTTTTATTCAAGTGTATGAAGGCTATCCCACTAGGTATCTGTGAGAAAGCCTGTGAATATAATATGGAGTCAGAAACGTGTACCTAAAATGTGCAGAATGCAGCAGAATAATCAGCGCCATAAATTTTAAAGCTGCATGCTTATTTGTCATGAAGGTACTGTCCATACAACTTTCAATTGCTGATATAATGCTAATGCTTTTATAGTGCCTTTTTGACCAGAGCTCTTCAATTAATAAGTGCCAAAAACACAGGCTGGCCTATTCTACATAGTTAACGATTACACATCCTCATACAAACTCAGACTGGAACAACTACATCTCCTGCCTCTTATGTATCACTACGAACTCCAAGATATACTGTTTCTAATAAAATCATTAAAGTCACCCACTGATAATTTTAACATCTACAACTACATCACTTTTGCAAGAGGCAACACCAGATCTGGGATTAACCAAAAACTGAACCATCCAAGGACATTatcagtaacacaacatcatttttactttaacaggatagccagactatacaattacttaccagtaattgatctttcactatctaccaacacaattaaacatcgtttaactaactacttatggtcgcattttactaataacttcaaccctgagagagcttgtacatttcaccttttgtgcccttgccaccgctgctctagagcgccaatttctaccaattttaacaaaCTCTAGTTATCTATTGCAATTATAAGTAACTAATAGTTGTAATTAAATAGTTATTGTACTGCATTGTATGTACGTTTCTTTGGCAGTGGGTATCTATTACCcactgacctttaatgcagtcttgaactgcattaaaaagtattaaaataaattaaataaaaataGTTGTTTTAGCTATATTATGCACTAGCGTACAGGGAACAAGGTCAAAGTGTTAGGGAGCTAACTTCGACAATGTTTTAGCTAGACTATAGCTAGTAAAGTTTAAAGTAGAGATTAGGGGTATGCTCCAGGTAGCTAAGTTTAGTAGCTCTAgctttttgtaattgtttgggacAGACCTTGTCCCCTGGGCACAATCAGCTGGTGCTGTCTgcccagtataataataataataatctatgcagtataataataataataataatctatgTAGCGCTTTATATGAATGTAACTGTTTTATTGGAGTAATTGAccactgtattagagtaacttgaACAATAGCCAGGGAGCACACAATTCACTGACTTACATTCGGAAATTGCAAAGTTTACAAATCCACTGATTATTGTCCGAACAATGGATCCGGTCACGTTTGCATATCCACTGGGAACAGGCCTGGCACATCTTCCCGGAGTCGAATATCCAGCAGAACAGGACGCCACAGCAAGCGCAGAATGTCCTGGCATATTTTCTACACTTCACTGTGAGGCTTGCTATATCATCACGCAGTTTCCTACAGGTAATATACAAGTACGTATAGCTATTAGCTGTAAGATGCCCGCCCAACACATACTGGACACGCTTTTCTTCTTCCTTCTGAAGCTTGAGATCTTCTTCGATCACGGTAAGaattgttttttcttctttttcagAGAGGAATGACAACTGGACTATCTGAGACATGTCTTctcatagctagctactaatgGTAATGGCTGTTCGTTGCAGTTATCTCACTCTTATAGCGTGCCCGCATTTAATTATATCGTACGGCGCGCGTTTGGTAGCTCCGCACGTTGTGGGGAATTCCTGAGAAACGTCTTAGTGATGTGGCTTCCAGCACAGATCTAgagttttaaaaaattccataaaattACGCGGTGTGGCATGCAGTTAGTTTTTCCATTCTTATAGTGAAGCTCATGCATTGCCATTGATCAAAATTGTATCATGATTATTGCTCTGTAGCTATTAAAAGGCTTTTTATATCTCAATACTCGTGTGAATTAATAATTATCCACCTCTTGTCTGAattgtgtttgtttttgtactattttgtCTGTAGCTACACTGAGTTACTTGTATTGTGTTGTACAGCTAGTAGCTGCATGCACGTGTAGCTAGGTCCctatagcattcacagaatagaGTAGCTAATAGGGAAGAACTGCCTCCAGTGTTCACCATCCAGTGCCAAGCagataaaaaaacaaaaacgaAACAGTTGCTCCGCTCTCTACTGCAAAATCTCGGATAGCTAGCTAGATCTCCTGATCCTATTGGCAAGTGGAGATAAGACTAGTGTTTCATTCACCTGCTAAGCCAGATAGGCATATATAATAATAGTGAACAAGGTTGCAGTAATATAGATAAAGACACAGTCTAGAGGAACATTATTTCTATATGTATAGTTATTATCGGGCAGTCAGTAATTACTAGTTATGCCCAAGAATTTACAAGGGAGGCAGAATTTACAACCAGTGACACTATATACACAGCAGGGTAGAAATTGGCAAGTGTGTTATGGAGAGACTGTTGCCAGCAACATGTACAAGATTATTGTAACGATTGTATATACACATCATTAGTTCCAAATGGTTAGCTGACCACAATTAGTATCTAATAGTTTCTTGTCAGTCATCTCAATAAATCGATAAGGATTCCAATCATTGATGGTTCTTGGAAATAGTTATTTTGATGTGCTCACAACAATTGCAACTATGTACATATATCACAGCCAGTAACCCAACTGCAAGTGGTACAGGTGCTAAAAGTTGTGGCCAAAATACTATATAAGTCAATTGTAAAGTTGTCTACTAACTGAAAATGGTAATTGGGTTACTCATAAAATTCTGGCTGAAGTAGCAAATCCTGCATCATTGAACAGTAGTATTAAAGTCAGGTTTGTCACCATTTATGTTTAACCATAAAATGTTTAGTCATGTAGCCGGTTTGTCCTTTGCATTAATAATTAGCCTACCATGCCGTGATAGGAACCAAGATACACTTCAGTTTGAGAGCAATATTGTGGATCATCAATGatgacaaatattttaatgactAACACAAACCATTAAACTGAGATTTAAATGATCAGTGTCAGTTATCTCTCTACCCCTCCACTCTTTAAAAGCTATAATAGTTAGTTTTTTTAGCACTGCGTGAGTGGTACATTTCCATACATACTGAATGGTTGATCACTTCAAGTGGATGTGCATCTTGTCTACTATTAGCTAATAAATATCCAACGCttatagttataattatttctGTTATAGTTCTGTAGCTCTTAGAAACACCATCCTGTTTATGCATAGCTACTATTGTGCACTTCCTACAATAGGGCTTTTATGAAATGTGAGTACTTCTCCTACATGTACACAATGCATTACTTCATTGACTTCTTACTAACTAGTATATTATGGATTTTAGGCTGACACTTGAGTTGCTTGTTCTTCTCTTGGTCGGTTGTTTGTTTTGTAGTACAAATTCTTATAGTTCATGATGTTTTTCTCAAGCATGCGTATAGCAACAATACCATCAAGTTGTGCTTAATGGTAAAATTCTGATTAGAATTTTTAATTGTATAGCACGACAAAAGCTGATTTGTATATTTGCAGATACAAGACCGAAGGCAGGCTATGATCTAATTAGTAGTACATATGACAGTGCTTTGTTATGCTAGGCTTTACATTCTGCCTTGTTAACTTGTCAGTCAGTTTTATTGGCTGTCAGGGAGTTCTTAACATATAGTTCATGTTAAAACTATGTGCACTACTATATGTACATTGCAGCTACAATTCTTCAAAAGTCTCAATGTGTCACAAGTTATTATGAGACATTTTCTTGATAGACAAGCCACTAAAATATTGTGGCCATCAGTAAAATACAAGTTAAGACAGTGTCTAAAGGGACTCTGAAGTGTTGTAGCTGTAACTATCACTACCTATAATTCCTGACACAAACCGGGCAATACTTATACAACTAAGCCAGATGCAGGCAATATTGCTATGGATACCCACAAGAAGGGTACTGAAAGTCTGTTAGGTATAGTGGTATGCGGTAGTTAGAGCCTGCTACATACATGGCACTTCAGGGTCCATTTTGGGGTAGCAAACTGTCTGACTGTACATCTGTATTGACTGTTGGCCAAACAACATTCTATACTAAGTGGTTTTTTGTCAAGAAAGTTTCCGTTGTTTGGCTTTCCTTGTGTTGAAGAGAGTATTCAACAATAGTACCACGTTTCTAACTCCCCTGCTAACACATGTGAAATGCAGAGTAAAAACATGATATTGAATATACAGAAAAATTAATATCACAGACCGGAGGGGGGTGACATAATTCACAGCTGGCTATATGACAGCTTGCAACTCACATACTACAGCTGTTGTACAGGTTATGGAAACAAACAATTTCTCTTTCTCAACTCATTCAAACCCTGTAAGTATGAATGGTACTTGATATATGTGCTGTGCAACTGGCTATGTTAACAATATACCCTTATCTTTGTACTTTATTCATTTTCATTGGCAATTCCAAAAGCTTTTCATAACACATCACATCTGCAAATATACCAAAAAATACTCAAAGGGTGTTAGTAACCACAGCAATGCTTGAAGGTATGGTGATATTTATTGAACATCAGCTCCAATCCAGCCTCAACAGACTCCAACTCCCATGAATTAAATTAGTCTTTCCTCATAGTGAATGATGGGATTGTATAGCTGTATAATTTCACAATGGATTCTACAATTCTATGTATGTCAACCCATACACACATCATGATCAGCAGATGCATAGAAACCCATTTCATGTTTATGTAATCAATTGCGAATCAGAACAAAAAAAATAATGTGTGTCAGTCTGTCAACAGTGAAATTGCTGGCCAGCGTGGCCAGTCAGCAAGATCACTATGTTGTGTACAGCATTAGGAGTGATCAAGGGGTGATCAAGATAGATCCCattcatcatcagcaaattcCATAGAGCTGTACACTGAAGAGGCTTTGGAGAATCATATTACATCAAATTGGCGTCACCAGTGCAGCGTGCATCAATGAGTACCAGTCACCTTAGGCCTCAAACAACATCTCAAAGTCAGTCTAGCAGCAGGATCAATATGCACCCTCAACTGCTTCCTTAGTTTCCCCATAGTGACCAGACAATAATAAGTCCATGATGTCAGTCTGGTTATTGAGCATATGATTCCATTCCTCATGATGTTAACAAGGTGGTTGTAGCCTGAAAATTGTTTTGCTGGACTATGTGATAACTGAGTAACTAATAATCCTCCTTGCTGACACAtctatattatgtgactggatttacaaaaagttacctttatgtgtacaaaatttgaccaatttttgaactttgaaacttcataactttttatcataGCATATAGCtgtctgaaattttcaatgaatacaactacagtatctggctacaacTTTGCACAAAAAGTAgcttaatcagtgtaaggagtcaactgCTGTTCGTTTAAATGTAAAATATGTGTTagaggtaccttttcacaaatccggtcatgCACAGTGTTACATCTGATGACAAGCCCATGCTCTAATGACGATGTAGATTGTCCAATGGAAAGATCAGCAGTGACAAGCTGGCATACATCATTATAATGTAATAATGAAATCTAACCTCAGGTGGAATTGACAGAGAGAGGTCTTGGAATGCTTTTCCcatatacataataattatactatataGATACAggtgtgtatgcataatataaGCAAGCAAAAAAAACAATACTTTGTGGGATGGTTTAAGATTAAGGCAAAATACGGTAAAGTATTATAGAACGTTGAATCATTAAGCTCACTAGCTATAAGCTAGAGGCCAGTGTAAGAAGTAAAAATGACCTCTGCACCATCATCCCACCATTGCTCTACCAAAGCAAGTGCAAATTCTTGATAGAAGTTTATTGTGGCCAGTCATGGCTTGCTGTACTTATCGCCCATCCCCCAAGGCTATACAGCATCTGGAGGTTGCCTCTACACTCCAAAGGTTCTATGCTCTAAATTTATCACATGTGTTCTATACATGTTATATTTattttcatttatttattagtactgggcaggcagctctTGACTGCTgatgtgcccaggaaaaaaaagaatttacaaagatttacaagtattagctagctacaatgattTAAGAGATCTCATCACTTCTTTGTGCTGTTGTATGTAATGACATCAGAACCACAACCCTGAGCGTAATTGTATTTTGTGTAATGTCAATGAATTCATCATAATTTATTATGTCAACCAGTTATTGTATttttcatttaaaaaaaaaacagctgcAGATTTAATTCTGTGTACAAAGAAAATGTTATGCAACAACTATAACTGTTATTATTGTACAGTTTACACACGCctgcacatgcacacgcacacacacgcacatgcacacacacacgcacgcgcacacacacacacacacacacacacacacacacatacactagtCAGGACACAGTCAAACAAATTGTATCTCATCATGTATACTTGGAGAATACATCTTGCGTACACAGCACACATTGTCAACCATATATGGGCAGAAATAAGGCTTTATCTCCTTATCAAACATCGTAGAGGATGCCATGCATCAATCCACTGGTTAGGATCAGCCATCATCATCTCCCATTGGCTAACTTCACTCCCAACACTATCCATCCACTTATTTTTATTACCAGGTTGTGGCTTGGGTCCAAGTCTAACGCCACCTACAAATTCATTAGTGTTACGATGTGGTTCCCATATTGTGATCTCCAGTACTCTATCATATGATAACTCCACATTTGTCACTTTGTCAAACTGGTACATTGTATTGTAGGTTGGGTTACTGCCACACTGGACCACTGCTGACTTGAACTTCTCATATTCTCCTCGAGGAAgcacagtgctacaaataaaacacacTAGTTATGTACATGTTATTTACGTTACAACAATATTGTAACTATTACAATTGCCTAGGGTACACAACGGAGGATTAACATAACAACTGACCATTGTAGGTATGTCCCTTGATCACAAGGTGCTTGTAATCCTCTAGCTTGTTGGATCCAGACATTAAGACTACCTCTTCCTTTCTCCTTCCCTGACTTGCTAGTTTCAAGTGAAAACTGTATCATCACTCTCAGTTCTCCGATGTGTACCAGTTTTTTAGCCTATGAAACATATGAGCAGTACAATATTAATACAATTACTACCACTACAATAAAACTAGCTGTTTTGAGCATACAATAAATATACACAACCTAGCTGATATGAAAAACATGGTATAGACAAGGAATGTAAAAATTGATGTCTAATCCGATGTATTGGCCAAAACACAGTTCCATATTTGCCTTGCTTCACAACAAAACAGAAAACAGTTAAAAGTTCTACCTCTGTACTAGTTAACACATTTACCCtttgaaataaaattatttGCTAGTGCGATCATTGTGATCACCATGTTGACTGATCACCATGTTGATCACCATGTTGACTGATCACCATGTTGACTGATCACCATGTTGACTGATCACCATGTTGATCACCATGTTGACATAGTGCAATGGTTTAATCAGGAGCCCATAAATGCCTTGATGGGCTCTTGTTTACTTAAACTACACACTTTGCATTATATACCTTTTTGCCATTCCCTGCATGACTAATCTTCTTGGGAAGCAACTCATCCTCTTCCTTATCTAGGGTACTTTTCTTGTCACCTTGTAAAGGAGATGGGGTTTCCTGAGTTACAATGTCAGTTTCATCTTTATCATCAGTAACAGGATGTTCTTGTGTGGTTGTCTGGCTATTACTGCCCTTATAAGATGATGAACGCTTAATGCTTGATCTCAAGAGAGACTTGGTAATGTTGGTTATTTTAGGTTTAGTAATATTATGACACATGGTCGACTGTGGTTGCTTTTTAGTTGTTGATGTTTGATGAAGATGTTTTGGAATAGTTGGTGACCTGACAGTAGTGTGGTTACCTGAAGAGaatgaaataattatgtaaacCACTATGCTACGCAGCATGTAAACATTGGATATTCACAAGTCCATTCATGCatggatacacacacacatacatgcgcacacatacaacacacacacacatacaacacacacacacgcacacacacgcagtCCACACtttttccttctactttttgttgttgttgctgtcgTTTACTTCCAAATGATCTTTGTCGGTGTTGTGGTTTCTCTTTACTTTGTTGTAAATGTTCAAAACATTGTTGTTCTTTTACATTATAATCTTGTAGTTCATCAGTAAATGACACATAAAACACATCAGCAACACAAGCATCTAATACTTCTTCATTGATGTGTAATCTCCTGTACATGGAATAAAGAGACATTGTaaatacacacaataacaaGTATAATACAGATAAGAGAACTGGTTATGTTATGTATAGTTCACCTGAAGCTATTCAAATATTAAAACCGCTAACTAGCAaaattgtaatgataatgtattaACAGACAAGAGGTAGTCACCTGTAGATAAATGCATGGTTACACTGAACCTGTCAAGGACACTTTGATGGCAGACATGTAGGTGGTATTGGACTACTAAATAGTAACAGTTTCTTGTTCACACCTTgtaaatatgtacagtatagaCCACAACAGTAAATATGCAGGGGAGAGtgccagcggcggaggaagtagttgatatgagggggggctccgctgagctgacccagacttatttctatagtttggtaaggtgagaccaaaaaaaaaaaaaaaaggtcacaaccaacttaCAAGAGCtctccacctcaccagctacaatttctagctgataaactacataaaaatccttacatagctcgctacacactgactactttattagagtgactgctctattagagtatctcgatctttatcacggttttcagccccactccaagaaagataatttcggtgtgatatcattctgaggcccccccccctctttccgccgcctatggagAGTGCATAGCAGTGTAATCTGCCACTTGTTGAACTAGTGACTTTGATAAATACCTGTTTGTTCTCATGTCACGTCAGCTTGTTATAAACATATAGCTTGTAGTCATAGCCATTGCATTATTTATTTCTTTTGCTCAAAACAGCAATGTGCAAAAGCAGGCagtttaaattttgtttttatgAACTAGCTAGTTAGCTGAACTAGATAACTCATAACATTAAGAATGCAACTTTCTTTTACTCTAGCTAGTTATGAAAATATTCAGCCACCAAGCAAAATGGTaacatgtgcaagctaggataAAAATAATTCACTTAATAAATTTCTACACTCTGTT encodes the following:
- the LOC136257794 gene encoding synaptotagmin-like protein 5 — protein: MSDCDSILQIVRLLSLTEEEEEAIRSVIEEELRLQQDEDDRLKQLRDDIDNLERKSEEYTDDTSCSYCGVQFGMIMNRGASCPICEKRVCKQHRLYGSSSDSWMCTLCDMRKRLHINEEVLDACVADVFYVSFTDELQDYNVKEQQCFEHLQQSKEKPQHRQRSFGSKRQQQQQKVEGKSNHTTVRSPTIPKHLHQTSTTKKQPQSTMCHNITKPKITNITKSLLRSSIKRSSSYKGSNSQTTTQEHPVTDDKDETDIVTQETPSPLQGDKKSTLDKEEDELLPKKISHAGNGKKAKKLVHIGELRVMIQFSLETSKSGKEKGRGSLNVWIQQARGLQAPCDQGTYLQCTVLPRGEYEKFKSAVVQCGSNPTYNTMYQFDKVTNVELSYDRVLEITIWEPHRNTNEFVGGVRLGPKPQPGNKNKWMDSVGSEVSQWEMMMADPNQWIDAWHPLRCLIRR